A section of the Bacillus sp. HSf4 genome encodes:
- a CDS encoding pyridoxal phosphate-dependent aminotransferase → MKFEFSDVLKQLPEQFFASLVKKVNEKMAAGHDVINLGQGNPDQPTPDHIVEAMAKAVHHPENHRYSSFRGSRKLKEAAAEFYQREYGVSLDPEREVAVLFGGKAGLVELPQCLLNPGDTVLVPDPGYPDYWSGVELAKAKMETMPLTADNHFLPDYSDIPSELKEKAKLMYLNYPNNPTGAQATPAFFAETVGFAKAHGICVVHDFAYGAIGYDGQKPVSFLQTDGAKEAGIEIYTLSKTYNMAGWRVGFAVGNASVIEALNLYQDHMYVSLFKAVQDAAAVALLADQSCVNVQNERYEKRRNVWIKAVRDIGWDAPFPEGSFFAWMPVPEGFTSEEFSDLLLEKANVATAPGIGFGPHGEGYVRVGLLTSEERLREAASRIARLNIFKKSAVPH, encoded by the coding sequence ATGAAATTTGAGTTTTCTGATGTGCTGAAACAGCTTCCGGAACAATTTTTTGCATCACTGGTCAAAAAGGTGAATGAAAAGATGGCAGCGGGTCATGATGTCATCAATCTCGGCCAGGGAAACCCTGATCAGCCGACACCGGATCATATTGTTGAAGCGATGGCAAAAGCCGTGCATCATCCTGAAAATCATCGCTATTCTTCCTTTCGCGGGAGCCGCAAGCTGAAAGAGGCGGCAGCCGAATTTTATCAAAGGGAGTATGGTGTTTCCCTTGATCCTGAGCGGGAAGTTGCCGTATTGTTCGGCGGAAAAGCGGGCCTTGTAGAGCTGCCGCAATGCCTGTTAAATCCGGGGGATACCGTGCTCGTTCCCGACCCGGGATATCCGGATTACTGGTCGGGTGTTGAGCTGGCCAAAGCGAAGATGGAAACGATGCCGCTTACCGCGGACAATCATTTTCTGCCCGACTACAGCGACATTCCCTCTGAGCTAAAAGAAAAAGCGAAGCTGATGTATTTGAACTATCCGAACAACCCGACCGGAGCTCAGGCCACACCGGCGTTTTTTGCAGAAACCGTCGGGTTTGCCAAAGCGCACGGCATTTGTGTCGTTCATGATTTTGCCTACGGGGCGATCGGCTATGACGGCCAAAAGCCGGTGAGCTTTCTGCAAACAGACGGCGCTAAGGAAGCCGGGATCGAAATTTATACGCTGTCCAAAACCTACAATATGGCGGGATGGAGAGTCGGATTTGCGGTCGGAAACGCCTCTGTGATCGAAGCGCTGAATCTCTACCAGGACCATATGTATGTCAGCCTTTTTAAAGCGGTGCAGGATGCTGCCGCCGTCGCGCTTCTCGCAGATCAAAGCTGTGTGAACGTGCAAAATGAACGATATGAAAAACGGCGGAACGTCTGGATCAAGGCTGTCCGGGATATCGGCTGGGACGCCCCGTTTCCGGAAGGCTCCTTTTTTGCCTGGATGCCCGTCCCCGAAGGCTTTACATCTGAAGAATTTTCGGATTTGCTGCTGGAGAAGGCTAATGTCGCGACAGCGCCGGGCATCGGATTCGGTCCGCATGGTGAAGGCTATGTACGAGTCGGTCTTCTTACAAGTGAGGAACGCTTGCGTGAAGCGGCAAGCAGGATCGCCAGGCTGAACATTTTCAAAAAATCGGCAGTCCCTCATTGA
- a CDS encoding PAS domain-containing sensor histidine kinase, with amino-acid sequence MEETLDLEESLNLKKQLEKFRKENEKLKADLHQYELLFNGTLDAIFILDRQMNIVQANDAACNILQSKKKNLLNRPALDFVHAVPPDELNQNISRFLERGYAKKEVAIRLDNGSVKYIEFTASKGIGEDCFFVVMRDISSKKILERERTINEKLFKDLFHRAVEGIVIFDKQGCFIDANHSFCQSFEIKKDELSKLRLSQFVSTENSGRLEKIWSALFRKGKAKGELPVRLRSGENRLFELTITSNILNGFYMSIMRDITEKRSMEKQLFKSEERFREVFENAMDAIVLMGTDGRVVKANQSACKIFEVPMDELINKKMTDFVDKNDKRYHSIMKRYSEKGEIREELLFRMGNGQYKELEFTAKRIMFNSQHLTILRNVSDRKRMEKELRESELKFRKVFNGSMDGIVLFNNQYEIIDANPLAGKILGLPLDELKTASLLDVISAYRIENAASPAAAISFEEMDNDIPFLLTDQKRILEFSFKRNIIQNMNLAMLRDVTERRELEERLRKSDTLHVVGELAAGIAHEIRNPMTALKGFIQLLKGSIKEDHSLYFNVITSELKRIESIITEFLILAKPQAIMYEEKNVVKIMQDTMDLLHAQANLDNVQMHLTCDGRIPLIYCEPNQLKQVFINILKNAIEVMPDGGNVYVSIKPKGNDHILISLADEGIGMTEDKLKRLGEPFYTTKERGTGLGLMVSYKIIEEHKGKIEVESEEGKGTTFHLTLPIRQQHEEEAL; translated from the coding sequence ATGGAGGAGACTCTTGATTTGGAAGAATCCTTGAATCTGAAAAAACAGCTGGAGAAATTTCGAAAAGAAAACGAAAAGTTAAAAGCGGATTTGCACCAGTATGAGCTGTTGTTTAACGGAACGCTTGACGCCATTTTTATTTTAGATCGGCAGATGAACATCGTTCAGGCGAACGATGCGGCCTGCAACATCCTGCAAAGCAAAAAAAAGAATTTGCTGAACCGCCCGGCGCTCGATTTTGTTCACGCTGTACCGCCTGATGAATTAAATCAGAACATCAGCCGTTTTTTGGAGCGGGGATATGCGAAAAAAGAGGTCGCGATCAGACTTGATAACGGCTCCGTCAAATACATAGAGTTTACTGCCAGTAAAGGAATCGGTGAAGACTGTTTTTTTGTAGTCATGAGGGACATTTCCTCAAAAAAGATCCTTGAACGTGAACGCACGATCAATGAAAAGCTATTTAAAGATTTATTTCACAGGGCGGTCGAAGGGATCGTCATTTTTGATAAACAAGGCTGTTTTATCGATGCCAACCATTCTTTCTGCCAAAGCTTTGAGATCAAAAAAGACGAGCTTTCCAAATTGCGGCTCTCACAGTTCGTCTCCACGGAAAACAGCGGCAGGCTCGAGAAAATCTGGAGCGCCCTTTTTCGCAAAGGAAAAGCAAAAGGAGAGCTGCCGGTCCGGCTCAGATCAGGGGAAAACAGGCTGTTTGAACTGACGATCACATCGAATATTTTAAACGGCTTTTATATGTCGATTATGAGGGACATTACCGAAAAACGCTCGATGGAAAAACAGTTGTTCAAAAGTGAAGAACGGTTTAGGGAAGTGTTTGAAAATGCGATGGACGCCATTGTCCTTATGGGCACTGACGGGCGGGTCGTCAAGGCGAATCAGTCGGCATGCAAGATCTTTGAAGTGCCGATGGATGAGCTGATCAACAAAAAAATGACCGATTTTGTTGATAAAAATGATAAGCGCTATCATTCCATTATGAAACGGTACAGTGAAAAAGGAGAAATCCGGGAAGAGCTTCTGTTTCGCATGGGCAACGGACAATATAAGGAACTCGAGTTTACGGCGAAGCGCATCATGTTTAACAGCCAGCACCTCACCATCCTAAGAAATGTGAGCGACCGGAAGCGGATGGAGAAAGAATTGCGGGAAAGCGAGCTCAAATTCAGAAAAGTATTCAACGGTTCAATGGACGGGATTGTCCTTTTCAATAATCAGTATGAGATTATTGACGCGAATCCCCTGGCCGGAAAGATCCTCGGCCTCCCCCTTGACGAGCTGAAAACAGCGAGCCTTCTTGACGTCATTTCCGCCTACAGAATAGAAAATGCAGCCTCTCCCGCAGCAGCGATCTCCTTTGAGGAAATGGACAATGATATTCCGTTTCTGTTAACCGATCAAAAACGAATTTTGGAGTTTTCATTTAAGCGCAACATTATCCAAAACATGAATTTGGCAATGCTCAGAGATGTGACTGAACGGAGGGAGCTGGAAGAACGGCTGCGCAAATCGGATACGCTTCATGTGGTGGGAGAGCTTGCGGCAGGAATCGCCCACGAAATCCGCAATCCAATGACGGCTTTAAAAGGGTTTATCCAATTGCTGAAAGGCAGCATCAAAGAGGATCACTCGCTCTATTTTAATGTGATCACCTCTGAATTAAAGCGGATTGAATCAATTATTACGGAATTTTTGATTCTGGCAAAGCCGCAGGCGATCATGTACGAAGAAAAAAATGTCGTCAAAATTATGCAGGATACAATGGATCTTCTGCATGCGCAGGCCAACTTGGACAATGTGCAGATGCACCTCACCTGTGACGGCCGAATTCCGCTGATTTACTGCGAGCCGAATCAGCTGAAACAGGTTTTTATCAACATTTTGAAAAATGCGATCGAAGTAATGCCGGACGGCGGCAATGTCTATGTGTCGATCAAGCCGAAGGGGAACGATCATATCCTCATATCGCTTGCCGACGAAGGGATCGGCATGACGGAAGACAAATTGAAGCGGCTTGGCGAGCCTTTTTATACAACAAAAGAACGGGGCACTGGACTTGGCCTGATGGTCAGCTATAAAATTATTGAAGAACACAAAGGAAAAATTGAGGTCGAAAGTGAGGAGGGAAAAGGCACGACCTTTCACCTGACACTTCCGATCAGACAACAGCATGAGGAGGAGGCTTTATAA
- the mtnK gene encoding S-methyl-5-thioribose kinase, which translates to MTVTKTATYEILTESSAAALAVRLGLFSSKSTLTCREIGDGNLNLVFRVYDQEQKKGLIIKQAVPYAKVVGESWPLSLDRARIESSALIRQAEHAPHLVPKVYYSDTELAVTVLEDLSHLTIARKGLIEGYDYPHLSEDIGEFLGKTLFYSSDYALDPKVKERLCKQFINPDLCDITENLVFTDPFFDNETNDFEEELRGEAEKLWGNGALKLEAAKLKKRFITSSETLIHGDLHTGSIFAGDAETKVIDPEFACYGPIGFDIGQFIANLFLNALAREENRRGPLYSHVETVWNTFSRTFSEAWEKDSLDQYKHAPGRLEATLKQALEDAAGFAGCELIRRTIGLAHVADLDTIAPFDRQIRQKTLALRTGAALIEKRSSFRTPKDIIEAFQSLL; encoded by the coding sequence ATGACCGTAACGAAAACCGCAACCTACGAAATCCTGACAGAAAGCTCTGCGGCCGCGCTCGCCGTCCGGCTCGGACTTTTTTCAAGCAAAAGCACTTTGACATGCCGGGAAATCGGCGACGGCAACCTGAACCTCGTCTTCCGCGTGTATGATCAGGAGCAAAAGAAAGGCTTGATCATCAAGCAGGCCGTTCCGTATGCGAAAGTCGTCGGCGAAAGCTGGCCGCTGTCATTGGACAGGGCGAGAATTGAAAGCAGCGCACTGATCCGGCAGGCTGAGCACGCACCACACCTTGTGCCCAAAGTGTATTACTCGGATACAGAGCTGGCCGTCACCGTGCTGGAGGATCTGTCCCATTTGACAATCGCCAGAAAAGGACTGATCGAAGGGTACGATTATCCGCATTTGTCAGAGGATATCGGTGAATTTCTCGGAAAAACGCTGTTTTACTCGTCTGACTATGCATTGGATCCAAAAGTAAAAGAGCGTTTGTGCAAGCAGTTTATCAATCCTGATTTATGCGACATTACAGAAAACCTTGTTTTCACAGATCCATTCTTCGACAATGAAACAAATGATTTTGAGGAAGAGCTGCGCGGTGAAGCGGAGAAGTTATGGGGCAATGGTGCCTTGAAGCTTGAAGCGGCAAAGCTGAAAAAGCGTTTTATAACCTCGTCGGAAACGCTCATTCACGGCGATTTGCATACCGGAAGCATTTTTGCCGGTGATGCCGAAACGAAAGTCATCGATCCTGAATTTGCATGTTACGGTCCGATCGGTTTTGATATCGGCCAGTTTATCGCCAATCTGTTTTTAAATGCTTTGGCCCGCGAAGAAAACAGACGCGGCCCGCTGTACAGCCATGTTGAAACCGTATGGAACACATTCAGCCGCACATTCAGCGAAGCATGGGAAAAAGACAGCCTTGATCAGTACAAACACGCGCCCGGACGACTGGAAGCAACACTGAAACAAGCGCTGGAGGACGCCGCCGGCTTCGCCGGCTGCGAACTGATACGCCGGACGATCGGGCTTGCCCATGTCGCCGATCTGGATACGATCGCCCCATTTGACAGACAGATCCGGCAAAAAACGCTCGCATTGAGAACAGGCGCGGCATTAATTGAAAAACGCAGCAGTTTCCGGACGCCTAAAGATATCATTGAAGCGTTTCAGAGCTTGCTTTAG
- the mtnW gene encoding 2,3-diketo-5-methylthiopentyl-1-phosphate enolase — MSELLATYVLTDPGGDPKIRAEQIALGLTVGSWTDLPQLKQEQLKKHKGRVVRVEETEGARGEKQAVVTIAYPEANFTRDIPAVLTTVFGKLSLDGKIKLTDLSFSNDFKQSLPGPKFGIYGIRKKIGEFERPLLMSIFKGVIGRDMEDLKEQLRQQALGGVDLIKDDEILFETGNAPFEKRITEGKKVLQSTYEETGHKTLYAVNLTGRTMELKDKAKKAAELGADVLLFNVFAYGLDVLQSLAEDDEIPLAIMAHPAVSGALASSPYYGFSHSLLLGKLTRYLGADFSLFPSPYGSVALEKREALAIHDECTKEDVFQPSFAVPSAGIHPGMVPLLMKDFGIDHIINAGGGIHGHPNGATGGGRAFRAIIEAVLQGEPVEEKAKRSRDLKLALDKWGKVEIPV; from the coding sequence ATGAGTGAACTTTTGGCAACATATGTCCTGACAGATCCCGGAGGCGATCCAAAAATACGGGCGGAGCAAATTGCGCTCGGCCTGACGGTGGGATCCTGGACGGATTTGCCGCAGCTGAAACAGGAACAATTAAAAAAGCACAAAGGACGCGTCGTCCGCGTTGAAGAAACGGAAGGCGCCCGCGGGGAGAAACAGGCGGTGGTCACGATCGCCTATCCGGAAGCCAATTTTACGAGGGATATTCCGGCTGTCTTGACGACCGTTTTTGGCAAGCTGTCGCTTGACGGGAAAATCAAATTGACGGATCTTTCGTTTTCAAACGACTTTAAGCAATCGCTGCCGGGACCGAAATTCGGGATCTACGGCATCCGCAAAAAGATCGGCGAATTTGAAAGGCCGCTTCTGATGAGCATTTTCAAAGGCGTCATCGGCCGCGATATGGAAGATTTGAAGGAGCAGCTGAGGCAGCAGGCGCTCGGCGGTGTCGATTTGATCAAGGATGATGAGATTTTGTTTGAAACCGGGAACGCTCCTTTTGAAAAGCGGATCACCGAAGGGAAAAAAGTGCTGCAAAGCACCTATGAAGAAACCGGACACAAAACGCTTTACGCCGTCAATCTGACAGGAAGGACGATGGAGCTGAAAGACAAAGCGAAAAAGGCCGCTGAGCTTGGGGCCGACGTTTTGCTGTTCAATGTGTTTGCCTATGGGCTGGACGTCCTCCAAAGCCTGGCCGAAGACGACGAAATTCCGCTTGCGATCATGGCTCATCCGGCCGTCAGCGGCGCATTGGCTTCTTCGCCGTATTACGGTTTTTCCCATTCGCTTTTGCTGGGAAAGCTGACCCGTTATCTGGGGGCGGATTTCAGCCTGTTTCCTTCCCCGTACGGAAGCGTCGCGCTCGAAAAGCGGGAAGCGCTCGCCATTCATGATGAATGCACGAAAGAGGATGTTTTTCAGCCGTCATTTGCCGTGCCGTCGGCCGGCATACACCCAGGCATGGTTCCGCTTTTGATGAAAGACTTCGGTATTGACCACATCATCAATGCGGGCGGCGGAATTCACGGCCATCCAAACGGAGCAACAGGCGGGGGCAGGGCGTTTAGAGCGATCATAGAAGCCGTTCTTCAAGGCGAACCTGTCGAAGAAAAAGCAAAACGGTCCCGCGATTTAAAGCTCGCTTTGGATAAATGGGGGAAAGTGGAGATTCCCGTATGA
- the mtnA gene encoding S-methyl-5-thioribose-1-phosphate isomerase, with translation MPEQFAVPRSVEWTETSVKILNQQKLPEKTEYLNLTTQEDIYDAIRSLKVRGAPAIGITAAFGLALCAQQIETADVSEFQRKLAEIKNVLNGARPTAVNLSWALNRLMKSAEGARSVNEAKTDLIHEAIQIQIEDEETCRLIGQNALQLFKSGDNIMTICNAGSIATSRYGTALAPFYLAKTKDLDLHIYACETRPVLQGARLTAWELMQGGIDVTLITDSMAAHTMKEKNISAVIVGADRIAKNGDTANKIGTYGLAILANAFQIPFFVAAPLSTFDISISCGDAIPIEERDPDEVRQIAGTRIAPQEVPVFNPAFDITPNHLISGIITEKGIITGHYTEEIEALFSAKANV, from the coding sequence ATGCCAGAACAATTTGCAGTTCCCCGCTCTGTGGAGTGGACAGAAACATCGGTAAAAATTTTAAATCAGCAAAAGCTGCCCGAGAAAACGGAATATCTCAATTTGACGACACAGGAAGACATCTATGATGCGATCCGGTCGCTGAAGGTGCGGGGAGCTCCGGCCATCGGCATCACAGCGGCGTTCGGGCTTGCGCTTTGCGCCCAACAAATCGAAACGGCGGATGTTTCCGAATTCCAAAGAAAGCTTGCCGAAATCAAAAATGTGTTAAACGGCGCGAGACCAACAGCCGTCAATTTATCATGGGCCTTAAACAGGCTGATGAAAAGCGCTGAAGGCGCCCGGTCTGTGAATGAAGCAAAAACCGATCTCATCCATGAAGCGATTCAGATTCAGATTGAAGATGAGGAAACATGCCGGCTGATCGGGCAAAATGCTTTGCAGCTGTTTAAATCCGGTGACAATATCATGACGATCTGCAACGCCGGATCGATCGCGACAAGCAGATACGGAACGGCTCTTGCCCCGTTTTATCTGGCCAAAACAAAAGATCTTGACCTTCATATTTACGCCTGTGAGACGAGGCCCGTCTTACAGGGCGCGCGCCTGACGGCATGGGAACTCATGCAGGGCGGGATCGACGTCACGCTGATCACCGACAGCATGGCCGCACATACGATGAAAGAAAAAAACATTTCTGCTGTCATTGTCGGAGCAGACCGGATCGCAAAAAACGGAGACACAGCCAATAAAATCGGAACCTATGGGCTGGCGATACTCGCCAATGCCTTTCAAATTCCGTTTTTCGTTGCCGCTCCCCTGTCAACTTTTGATATTTCGATTTCGTGCGGAGACGCCATTCCGATTGAGGAACGCGATCCAGATGAAGTCAGACAGATCGCAGGGACACGGATCGCGCCGCAGGAGGTGCCTGTGTTCAATCCGGCTTTCGATATCACTCCGAATCATCTGATCTCGGGGATCATTACAGAAAAAGGGATCATCACAGGCCATTATACAGAAGAAATCGAAGCGCTTTTTTCCGCTAAAGCTAACGTGTAG
- a CDS encoding methylated-DNA--[protein]-cysteine S-methyltransferase, whose amino-acid sequence MSFYIEFSSPFGQAYIVEENGRITHVLLNQEELENLREKDAELMPKKTPLLLDAKRQLEEYFRGERQTFSLPIDQEGTVFQKKVWKALESIPYGEARSYHDIACAIGNPKAVRAIGQANKKNALPILIPCHRVIGKNKTLTGYAGNETDKKAVLLELENIPYKGK is encoded by the coding sequence GTGAGTTTTTATATTGAGTTCAGTTCGCCCTTTGGACAAGCATATATCGTCGAGGAGAACGGCCGCATTACACATGTGCTTTTGAATCAGGAGGAATTGGAGAATCTGCGGGAAAAAGATGCAGAGCTCATGCCCAAAAAAACGCCGCTATTGCTGGATGCGAAGCGTCAGCTTGAAGAATATTTCCGGGGCGAGCGCCAAACCTTTTCACTGCCGATCGATCAGGAGGGGACGGTTTTTCAGAAAAAAGTGTGGAAAGCGCTGGAGTCCATTCCTTACGGTGAAGCACGAAGCTACCACGATATTGCCTGTGCCATCGGAAATCCGAAAGCCGTCCGGGCAATCGGCCAAGCAAACAAAAAAAACGCGCTGCCGATTTTGATTCCCTGCCACCGCGTCATTGGAAAAAACAAGACGCTGACAGGGTATGCGGGAAATGAAACAGATAAAAAAGCGGTGTTGCTTGAGCTCGAGAACATTCCTTATAAAGGAAAATAA
- a CDS encoding carbon-nitrogen family hydrolase, translating to MKRTISCLQFDIAYGNPSENLKKAERLIEAESRHADILVLPELWTTGYDLKKLDEIGDDEGEQTKAWLRKTAKANLVHIVCGSVAVKKKDGVYNTMYIADRHGQLIKEYSKVHLFQLMDEHLYLSAGSADGGFEIEGTPAAGVICYDIRFPEWIRKHTSKGAGILFVAAEWPRPRLDHWRSLLIARAIENQCFVAACNCSGKNPENEFAGHSMIIDPLGRVLAEAGHEETVISAEIDLKDIEKTRGHIPVFEDIRKDLY from the coding sequence GTGAAGCGGACGATTTCCTGCCTGCAATTCGATATCGCATACGGCAATCCTTCGGAAAATCTCAAAAAAGCGGAGCGGCTGATCGAAGCGGAAAGCCGGCATGCGGATATCCTCGTTCTCCCCGAGCTTTGGACGACAGGCTATGATTTAAAAAAACTCGATGAAATCGGCGACGATGAAGGCGAACAAACGAAAGCATGGCTCAGGAAAACGGCAAAGGCCAACCTTGTCCATATTGTGTGCGGATCAGTCGCCGTCAAGAAAAAGGACGGCGTATACAATACGATGTATATCGCGGACAGACACGGGCAATTGATCAAAGAATACAGCAAAGTCCACCTTTTTCAGCTGATGGATGAGCATCTCTATTTATCCGCCGGTTCCGCCGACGGCGGCTTTGAGATTGAAGGCACACCTGCCGCCGGTGTCATCTGCTATGACATCCGTTTTCCGGAATGGATCAGAAAACACACCTCAAAAGGAGCGGGCATCCTCTTCGTGGCGGCGGAATGGCCCCGGCCGAGGCTTGATCATTGGCGGAGCCTTCTAATCGCGAGAGCTATTGAAAACCAATGTTTTGTCGCCGCCTGCAACTGTTCGGGGAAAAATCCGGAAAACGAATTTGCCGGCCACAGCATGATCATCGATCCGCTCGGACGGGTTCTTGCAGAAGCAGGACACGAAGAAACGGTCATCAGCGCCGAAATCGATCTTAAGGACATCGAAAAAACGAGAGGGCACATTCCGGTTTTTGAAGACATCCGCAAAGATTTATATTAA